Proteins found in one Miscanthus floridulus cultivar M001 chromosome 4, ASM1932011v1, whole genome shotgun sequence genomic segment:
- the LOC136552128 gene encoding disease resistance protein Pik-2-like: MEATAVSLARSVLDGVLSSAGSAIADEVAHLIGVPKEVDFIRNEMEMMQSFLKVASAHPEATVRNYIAKTWVKQVRDLAYDVEDCLLDFALYADRTSSSRVGSWLPGAIAERRRIAERIRDIKASVEALNQRHQRYLHIAVGPAAGVPEAQSSSSSSSALHEHDEHSAELAFQVSDIIGRDTDIKAVTKLLSVSNGALRVVSVWGMGGMGKSSLVRMVHNDPDVLAEFDCRAWITVPHPLDNPDVFKRRLKKELAVPHDHKIEDHLRDKRYLVIVDDLLSQDEWENIWQAFRFRNEKDSRIIVTTRREDVARHCHCAGAGDVAEGNKELTYELKPLDSKESKRLLYLKVYKTTNYDLPSDMEEQASHILRRCRGLPLAISTIGGLLANRPKTSIEWRNLHEHLGAELESDLRNITKVIVSSYDGLPYHLKSIFLYLSIFPENHEIRRTRLLRRWMAEGYIAKNRDMPAEVVGERFYNELINRSMIQGSKAISGVRPDRCRVHSMVLKIILSKFIEENQLLLIEKHSNEIPQSKIRHLVVSRWKGRDEELQRINLSYVRSLTIFGDYPASLVSPKLRLLRVLDLEDTINLKNDDLKHIAELRHLRYLCLRGTDVSKLPSSLQNLRYLETLDIQDTQVTQLPRGIAKLEKLCYLLAGVDFSKDLLQKMESGKDKHKVGLLSCLCCNQGEYCKVFNASVRAPEGIEKLRNLHMLGVVNVGNGNGVAGRLKKLTNLTNLRRLGVEGLTEKQGHYLCQSIGELRRLQRLEVRSDSLTFLTQMGELQVPAHLVSLRLCGNLSSLPNWIGSLNDLAKVKLLGTQLKHKDIERLQNLRNLTLLGLWENSYIGDTLHFCTGTFPKLKFLDIDGLEKIEKVSIDKGAMPELKKLWINKCPSLQDNSSGLSGVPDLWNLNELLLKKCGEKENLTKILQRQISDHHKRPRFLIGKSIVPTSPSTH, translated from the exons ATGGAGGCGACGGCCGTGAGCTTGGCGAGGTCCGTTCTAGACGGCGTCTTAAGCAGCGCCGGTTCTGCCATCGCCGATGAGGTTGCGCACCTCATCGGGGTCCCCAAGGAGGTAGACTTCATCCGCAACGAGATGGAGATGATGCAGTCCTTCCTCAAGGTGGCGTCAGCCCATCCTGAGGCCACGGTGCGCAACTACATCGCTAAGACTTGGGTGAAGCAGGTGCGCGACCTCGCGTACGACGTCGAGGACTGCCTCCTCGACTTCGCGCTGTACGCGGACAGGACGTCGTCCTCGCGGGTCGGCTCCTGGCTCCCCGGCGCTATCGCCGAGCGCCGCCGCATTGCCGAGCGGATCCGGGACATCAAGGCCAGCGTCGAGGCGCTGAACCAGCGCCACCAGAGGTATCTGCACATCGCCGTCGGCCCCGCCGCTGGCGTACCGGAAGctcagtcgtcgtcgtcgtcgtcgtccgcgcTGCACGAACACGACGAGCACTCGGCGGAGCTGGCGTTCCAGGTGTCGGACATCATCGGCCGGGACACCGATATTAAGGCGGTCACCAAGCTGCTCTCAGTCAGCAACGGCGCGCTGCGCGTCGTGTCGGTGTGGGGGATGGGCGGCATGGGGAAGTCGTCGCTGGTGCGCATGGTGCACAACGACCCGGACGTCCTCGCCGAGTTCGACTGCCGCGCGTGGATCACGGTGCCGCACCCGCTGGACAACCCCGACGTGTTCAAGCGGCGGCTCAAGAAGGAGCTCGCCGTGCCACACGACCACAAGATCGAGGATCACCTGCGGGATAAGCGATACCTGGTTATCGTGGACGACCTACTTAGCCAGGACGAGTGGGAAAATATATGGCAGGCTTTTCGATTCCGCAACGAAAAGGACAGCCGTATCATCGTGACGACGCGGCGGGAGGACGTCGCCCGGCACTGCCACTGCGCTGGAGCGGGAGATGTGGCGGAGGGAAACAAGGAGCTTACCTACGAGCTCAAGCCACTGGATAGTAAGGAGTCTAAGAGACTCCTCTACCTGAAG GTCTACAAGACGACTAATTATGATTTGCCATCGGATATGGAGGAACAAGCCAGCCATATATTAAGGAGATGTCGTGGGCTTCCACTTGCCATATCTACCATCGGAGGTCTCCTAGCGAATAGGCCGAAAACAAGCATAGAGTGGAGAAACCTGCACGAACATCTTGGGGCAGAGTTGGAGTCTGACCTCCGCAATATCACCAAGGTGATCGTCTCAAGTTATGATGGCTTGCCGTATCACCTGAAATCCATCTTCTTGTACCTCAGTATCTTCCCTGAGAACCATGAGATCAGACGCACCCGCTTGCTCAGGCGATGGATGGCAGAAGGCTACATAGCAAAGAACCGTGACATGCCTGCAGAGGTTGTAGGAGAGCGTTTCTACAATGAGCTCATTAACAGAAGCATGATTCAAGGTTCCAAGGCCATCTCTGGTGTTAGACCTGATCGCTGCCGGGTTCACAGCATGGTGCTCAAGATCATCTTGTCCAAGTTCATCGAGGAGAACCAACTATTACTCATCGAGAAGCACTCCAATGAGATTCCACAAAGTAAGATACGCCACCTGGTGGTATCGAGATGGAAAGGGAGGGATGAGGAGCTGCAAAGAATTAACTTGTCATATGTCCGATCGTTGACAATCTTTGGGGATTACCCTGCATCTCTCGTCTCTCCAAAACTGCGGCTGTTGCGAGTGCTTGACCTGGAGGACACGATCAATCTGAAGAATGATGACCTCAAGCATATAGCGGAGCTACGACACCTGAGATATCTGTGCCTACGAGGAACGGATGTTTCTAAGCTTCCGTCTTCCTTGCAGAACCTTCGATATCTGGAGACATTAGACATTCAAGACACACAGGTGACACAACTCCCCAGGGGCATTGCCAAACTTGAGAAGCTCTGTTATCTTCTAGCTGGAGTCGACTTTTCAAAAGATTTGCTGCAAAAGATGGAATCAGGGAAGGACAAACATAAAGTCGGCCTTTTATCCTGTCTATGCTGCAACCAAGGTGAGTACTGCAAGGTTTTCAATGCAAGTGTAAGAGCTCCCGAAGGAATCGAGAAGTTACGGAACCTGCACATGTTGGGGGTGGTCAATGTTGGCAATGGAAATGGTGTGGCAGGGAGGCTCAAGAAGCTGACGAACTTGACAAATTTGAGAAGGTTAGGGGTCGAAGGGCTTACTGAGAAACAAGGGCACTATCTGTGTCAATCGATAGGTGAACTCAGGCGATTGCAGCGGCTTGAAGTGCGCTctgattcacttacatttctcaCTCAAATGGGTGAACTGCAAGTACCAGCACATCTTGTTTCCCTGAGGCTGTGTGGGAATCTGAGTAGTCTACCTAATTGGATCGGTTCACTCAATGATCTAGCTAAGGTGAAGCTGCTGGGGACACAACTGAAGCACAAAGACATTGAGCGCCTTCAGAACCTGCGCAACCTGACTTTGCTAGGCCTATGGGAGAACTCCTACATAGGTGACACCTTGCATTTCTGTACTGGTACATTTCCAAAGCTCAAGTTCCTTGACATTGATGGGCTAGAGAAAATAGAGAAAGTGTCAATCGACAAAGGCGCCATGCCTGAGCTTAAGAAACTTTGGATTAACAAGTGCCCATCACTACAGGATAATAGTTCTGGCTTGTCTGGAGTGCCAGACCTGTGGAACCTGAATGAGCTTCTTCTTAAGAAATGTGGCGAGAAAGAGAACCTGACGAAGATACTGCAAAGGCAGATCAGTGATCACCATAAACGCCCCAGGTTCCTCATTGGCAAGTCAATTGTGCCTACTAGCCCATCCACACACTGA